ACCATTACCTTCATCAACACCATCAGCTTCACcattatcaccatcatcttcatcattacCAACAATATCaccaccatcttcatcatcaccatcaccatcatcttcatcatcagacTTCTTCACGTGGTCTTAAAGCCTCTTTTATTTAATGTCTCTTTGAGTCCATTGACTGTCCAACAATgtgacatggacacacacacacacacacagtttgaagcctcacagagcagcaggagcacagtTCAGTTAAATCAGAGGATAAAAtactgaaggtttttttttttcctggaaaagcagctgcagtttcactgcagacacaaaTCTGAGGGAACATTTCAAACCTCAGCTGGACGTGAGGAACACGGTGCGTCAGAGCCCTCTCATGGCCGAGTCATGTAACTGCAGCCTCTTTACAGCTCACACAAGACCAACTGGAGTTTGAGTTTTCTAGTTACTTTAAAATCGTATCTATCTATATCTCTCTATCTCATGAATAACAAGGTGAAcgaaatgaaatataaaacacatctttattttaagAGAACGTATGACAGCTATTTAAAAATAGCACAGGTCATCTTTTATACAAATAATGATCGAAACATAATAATGATCGAAACATGATAAacgctgtacacacacacacactaagtgaAACCTGTGTGGACCAGTCCATAATTCATCAGTGAAAACTAACATGAACCAAACGCTTCAGTTATAAAAGTCACTTTCTGACTGAACGGGCTCACaaaatgctctttttttaactttcatacaaaaaaagttgtaaaataaatggagttaaatgtaacattttaaaaatattattaacctggtacaaacataaaaaagactGGCACACTTTTAAAATGCCCACATTAAAATTCTTCTCCATCAAAACCAGGAAACAAACGTTCATGTCAAACATATAAAAGACAGATCGACtacatgtataaatattaacatattaacacaatatttacacaACAAAATCATTGTTTTGGACATTTGAGGACGACAACGTCTCACTGAAGCAAAACTCTGTCCAAGACGTCCACGCTGACCAACGGCAGAGACGCCACTTCAAAAAACACCCtgaggaattaaaaaaaatggaaattataatatattattaataataataatagtaataataataataataataataataataataataataataaatgactaaaacaaacatgacgTCATTTATGAGCCATGCTCAGTTCTCATCCGTGTTAAACACGTCAACGCTCTTCCTACGTTGTCCAATCAGGAGACAGAACTCCACAAAAGAACTTTGACAACAGATTAACAGACACAAGATTGACAGACAAGATCAATAGACACAAGATTAAGACAAGACTAACAGACACAAGATTAAGACAAAACTAACAGACACAGATTAACAGACACACCATGGACACAATCACATCCAccatataatacatttttaaatatgaaagaaaagaaatgaatgatgaAAGGTTGAatgttatgtaaatgtataGAAATCTTACTTGTGAGAGTATTTGTTCCTGATGGCTCTCAGCTTGTCGTCAGGAGGAGCCTCCATCATCTCGTACACTTTCCTGACCACTGGGACTAAATCTGAGGTCTGGTATCCAGAGTGAAACTGCAGGATCGGAGACTGAAGCcgcagagaaacaaaacaaccacgTTTACCGTGTCCTCTTCCTCGCGCTCTACGTTAAACATGCttcatgatgaaaaacaaattaagaATGACGACAACGACGGCGACGTACCCATCCTCCCAGGCTTTTAGTGACCAGCGCCATCAGCAGGCAGGACGACGCCAGCAGAGAGCCTCGCTCTGCAACCAGGTTCATGTCCATCAGACTCATCTCACAGAAGAACCGGGCCAGAGTCAGAGTGTCCATGCCCGCgttcacacactgcagagaacacacacacacacacgctgaagACACAACAAATAACAGGAGTAACACACTAACACTGCACCATGTATCGTCAACTTTTGTTCCGCTTCAGAAAATCATCTCTGAACTGGCTTCTTGTCCGCTGACAGttagcccctccccctctcacACCACACCAAAGAAACATAAACAAcctttttctttgctgttttcaaaaagttccccccgtaaaaaacacaaaaacacgcCGTCGTTTCAGGAAGTTGTACTACATACGACAGGCCTGTGGGTGGCACTGTGacgttacaccaaaaacagagaagacgaCGTTTTTAAACATTACAGATAATAACGGAAACAGAATGAAcgaggaaaggaaaaaaaaaaagacacaatattGTCCGTTTTACGTTCAAGTGTGAATATTTAGAAATTTACAAATCTATAAACTTTCGGTCATAAACACTCGCGCTCACCTTAGCGTAGCGTCGTAGGAAGCGATATGGAATGGGAATGTTTATGTCAAAAGACAGCGCCTGCAGGATGCTGGCCTCCATGGAGATAAGCTCCTCCCTCTTGTACGCGTCGTCGCAAATGTACAGGAAGTCGTCGAGACACGGCGGACTGCGCTCCTGCAACAAAgtttcaaacaaacatgaacgAAAAGGAGGAAGTCGTCATAAttatccttcaaaataaaataaaaggcactGATCACTACGGTCGCTGTGTTACTGAAAAAGTGACGACTCAACAATAAGACGGACCTCAAACTTGGAGGCGATGAGCATGGCAGTGGAGCCCACGAGCTGCAGCATCTCTCTGTGGACCGGAGTGTGCGACAGGAAGTGGTCGGTCATCTTCACGGCCAGGTAGAGCGTCTCGTGGTACAGCTCAAAGTTCTCCTGCACAAACAACCAGTCAGTGAGTCACCTGTACTTTTACTAACCAGTCAATGAATCACCTGTACTTTTACTAACCAGTCAATGAATCACCTGTACTTTACTAACCAGTCAATGAATCACCTGTACTTTACTAACCAGTTGAGTCACCTGTACTTCCACTAACCAGTTGATGAGTGTCACTGACTCACCTGTACTTTTACTAACCAGTCAATGAGTCACCTGTTCTTTTAGTCAATGAATCAGTACTTTACTCAATGAATCACCTGTACTTTACTAACCGGTCAATGAGTCACCTGTTCTTTACTAACCGTCAATGAATCACCTGTACTTTACTAACCGTCAATGAATCACCTGTACTTTACTAACCGGTGAATGAATCACCTGTACTTTTACTAACCAGTCAGTGAAAGTCACCTACCTGTACTTTTACTAACCAGTCAGTGAAAGTCACCTGTACTTTACAAACCAGTCAGTGAGTCACCTGTACTTTTACTAACCGGTCAGTGAATCACCTGTACTTTTACTAACCAGTCAGTGAGAGTCACCTGTACTTTTACTAACCAGTCGATAAGTCACCTGTACTTTTACTAACCAGTTGTTGAGTCACCTGTACTTCCACTAACCAGTTGATGAGTGTCACTGACTCACCTGTACTTTACTAACCGGTCAATGAGTCACCTGTTCTTTTACTAACCAGTCAATGAGTCACCTGTTCTTTTACTAACCAGTCAATGAGTCACTAACCAGTTGATGAGACACATGTTCTTTTACTAACCAGTTGATGAGTGACCTGTACTTTTACTAACCAGTCAATGAATCACCGGTACTTTTACTAACCAGTCAGTGAGAGTCACCTGTTCTTTTACTAACCAGTCGATGAGCGTCACCGACTCACCTGTTCTTTTACTAACCAGTCGATGAGCGTCACTGACTCACCTGTACTTCCACTAACCAGTCGATGAGTATGGCTCTCATCTCAGGGTTGAGGGTGGGTTGCTTACACATGTAGTTGGACAGAACAAACTTCTCCTGTGGACGATAAACAGAGTTGAGATGAAAACGAGTTGTTTTACCAAACCTAAAATTCGACCTATAATCAGATTATCATAAATGCTTAGGGGGAGGACAATAAAAGTGACATAAAGGCGTTGGTTTGACTCACTTCTCTCTGTTTCAGGTAGTCAAAGATGTCCTTGGCGTACTCGGGACACATGTAACTGTCCTCAGAGTTTTCAGAGTCGATGTCAAACTCTGCTGGGAtctaaaacagagaaaaaggaTTTATTGTGATTTGTCCACATCAGAAGCGTCACTGACTACGAGGTACCGCCTACCTCTTGTCTCTTGAGGTGTGCTGGCACTtcacagacagcagggggcgccgcAGCCACCAGCTCTTCTACTGGAGCTGCTCCATCCCCCTGCGGCTCTTCCTCACAGAGTTTGTGCTCGTCATCGCTCCTCTCCTTGTCGGCGGTCGTTCCCTCCGAGCTCACAGACAGGGACCTGTCGAAGGAGACGAGGAGGAAAAGTCAGACTGGAGAAAGAGACGTggattaaaatcacaaaaatcgagggaagaaaaaaaaaaaagggtcgtTACTTTTTCACGTTGGATTGTTTCTTCACAGTTGAGCTGGTTTTCTTTGAagcttcttttttcctccctggGAGGCTGATCTGAACTTTATGAGCCTGTGAACAAAGCTCAGCGTTATCATCGCGACAAACGCACACCGAGCcacattaaagaaaagaaaagctcaaTCCAACAGCATTTAATGGCACTAAATCATGTCTGACTACAAGAAGGTGTTTGGTTCTTAAACTGAGCTAAAAGATTTAAGTCGCACGTCAGATCTGATCTGAAGAACAAACACCCCGGTGACAAACGTTCACACCACAGTGCAGAACTACAGTGAGCCCACTTACACCAGAAGAACCACAGCAGAACCACAGCAGAACCCAGGAATGATCCATCACTCACCCGTCAGTGCACGCACACTTTAGGGATGTCACGAGAAATCACGTTGACAAAAAGTCGGCTCTTCCACGGCAAACGTCGGCCCAACAAAGTCGAGTTTCTTCCAGAGCGAGATCGGccaaatgtttgaaatgaaatcacGTCGGTCCGACGCCAAACACAAGGCGGGAGGTagtaacagtaaaaaaacaccGACATGTGATCCAGCTGTGACAAAAACTTAACGTGGACCAGGGTCTTTGAGTCCAAATATCACTGGTTTTTCcacattcaaatataaacaaaagttAAATTCAGTTCAATGAACCTTTTTTAGTGTTTAATTAAGTTCCTTGTTGAACTCTTGATTTGAAATGACCCAGAATTGGTTGATGATGGCAGTAGTCAGAAGTCTGGATTTATTTCACACTTAAAAACTATGAcgacacaggaggaggagaaggaggtaaACAGAAGCATCTGAGAATCTGCCGGTTGAAGCTAATGCTCCGTCAACCACTGTCACCACCCGGTCTGTGAAAGCACACATTTTAAACCGGTATTAACTCAACTCCCATTTAATTTTACCGTGTTGTTGAGATTCACATCAAGAATTGTGAAATCGCGAATTCCATCTTTCTGGTGTCAGGATTCACGATGACATCcctaatatacacacacacgtcatttgTTAGCAGCTTTAAACTGTGAATCTTTTTGGTTAGTGGTGGGCAGTTAGTTACCAGTTACACCAGGAGTGTGATGGGGTTAATCCGTTTCCCACCAGTGATGGAAAAAGGTGGATAAGTGCAGTGAAACACTTACTGTCCTGACGTCGCCGTCACTGTTGGACGGACattctgacaaacacagagcgaCGGCCTGTCGCCGAGAGATGACGAGCAGGTGGAGGcaaacacaggtgagtcacACTGACCACAGTCAGACTTTCCCGCCACAATATCTAAACCTTGAGAATGTTGAGGTCGGTCGTTTCAAAGTAGGGCGACTTATCGCGGTGGGTCTTATACACGACACACGGGTCTGCGGCTAAATCATTTCTATAAATATTATCCTTATTTTTGGCTCAAAACCTCATCACAATGTTTTCTCCAGAATGACgagatcattttttttcctgttacgAGTTTGGTGAAAAATTGCCAAAACACTGGACGACTGGAGACTGACGCCTTCATTCAAGAGCCAATAACACGTCAGCAAAACAACTGCCTATCATCACACAATACAATACGCTTTTGTTAGCGACATGGACTATAAACCGAGCATCACAGATTAAATTTAAGCCAACAATCCACAGAGTGAACACATGGTGTATTTAGACACGTTCACCTTCACACACTGACAACTCAGAACACCACGACCTTCTCCATCTCTGAATGAAACGTTTCATCGATGATCAGGAGACTGTTCACTCTCCCAAACACACAACTGTGAAAACTGTCACTATAGAATCaaaaggtatgtgtgtgtgtgtgtgtgtgtgtatgattcaAATCTCAGAATCAAACATCTACCTTTAAATACCCGACattcattataataattatcGATAGAGACCCATAAGAAACCCTATAAAACAGAGGACTTACATTAGTGATGTCGATGAACGCGGTCCTTTTCTTAGGAGCTCCTTTAGGGGGAGAGGACGATCTTTTCACCTGTGGACCTTCctcctacaacacacacacacacacacacacacacacacattacagccATGTCCTCACACTGCTCATGTCcgtctattaaaaaaaaaaataataaaaatgtgcagaaaatatacaacaattattttcatagttATTTGCAGACTTAATGTTAAGACATATTTTTTACTGAACTGGGGCTGCACAGATTTagtgattattaatcaataaaactataattgataactgatttatttttttatgacatgattaaaacaatctCTGATTTTCCAGATCACTTACATGCAAATAAGTATTTCAATATCAGTTGAAACGGaatcattttatcatttcaaggttttctGATCGACATTTAATtaaggctgaaacaattatcgattactaaattaatcatcaactactttgataattgatgaatcggtttgagttttctgatttttcagcttcttaaatctgattttttttcggGGTGATaacaatgtctttgttttgtggacaaaacaaagacatttgaggacatcgtcagtctgaagtttaaaaaacactgatcaacatttcattttctggaccaaacaagcacTAGATTAATCGAGAGAATACCCGGCAGATTATTCTTTAACAATAATCCTTAGCTGCAGCCCTACATTTAAAAGGTCACAAGTAAATAACCGATCAATCGAGAAAACAATTATCATGATAACACGGGATGGAACTAGCGCCCCCCTGTGGCTGGACTGTATGTTGCAGCTGAACAGTATTTTCAAGCCACACACGTGAAATACTAATGATTTTCTCGATTCATGCTTATTGCGATTATTTATCGTGATGAACACATGCACGCGTTTCCTGCACAgctattcaaataaatgaattgatcACATTTTAAGCGTTTAGTTTCTCCTTTCTTCTCGCTAACGTAAGAGTGCCGAACACGCGCGTGTTTGTGTCGTTTCACCTTGTTTTCCGTGGAGTTGAGTTTAGGAATCCTGCTTCCTGTCGTCACCTTTCTCCTCGTTGTTAAAGGCATCGTTTTCTGTTTCAAGCaacgaaacacacacaaaatggcgGACAgcgtttaaaacacacaaacatttcaaataaaggCAGACGTAACCGCAACGTGGGTCCGTTACACGTTTGAGAACACAACGTTTCCCCTCACCTTTAATTCACGCGTGGGCTCGTTTGAAGTAGTTCGTGTTTTTCATGAAAGAAAACCCCGTTTTTTTAAGTCGAGACGTTTCACAAACTGAGGCTCAAACAACAGTGACTCGGCTGCGAATCCAAATCTGCTGCCctctcctctgattggctggagtttGATCCGCGCGGACCAATCACAGAGCCGCTCACAATGCCGGATGTTTTGAAAGGAGCGTTGGTTTCTCTGACCGGCTCCGCCCAGTTGGTCGGTGGCGTTGAAAAACGAACATCAGGTGAAATTAAATGAAGTATGTTTTTGTTGATCTTTATACTTTTTACAACACCTTATGAACATGTATGAgatcattttatatcatttgttGTCGCTGATTAAATTAACAAAACACGCTTCTTCATGCGTAtcaaacagaaatgaaatagacatacacacacactgtgacacacgcgcacacacacacacacacacacaggaagtgagaggaGCTTGAGTATCAAAGTGTTTCCGTATAAACTCATTTTCAGTTCAGACTAAAGAACAAACATCAGTCACTTTCAAACTGGTAAGTTTTAAAcgtcatatacatatatatactgtatatatatatatatatacatacatatatacatatgtagttATCAGAGGTTCATATGTACATTTAATATAATCATGTACTCCCATAGCTACtaatagaaaatgaaaacataaacgTTTAGATTCACCTGCTGCACGGCTCGTTTCACAAATGTTAAACTGAAAATACAGAATGATAAGTGGATTTGATTTGGAATTCATTTCATACATCATCATTATTGAAATATcacatgttgatgtttattGGGATTCAACTGctgttattttaactttaatgtGATTTATGAATGAGGAGcattcatcactgtgtgtgtgtgtgtgtcttttattaaCTCCAATAAAACTGTGGgtcaaatattttcaaataaaacaaaagacagaaaaatacgCTTCTTTCCAAGAGTTCGATTATAATATTAATACCAGCAGGAAATCCTTGACTTTGTTGATGTAATCCCACAGATCATGGATTAATgccatgttgtcatttttcccTGACATCAATCATCCAGTGTTTTCGAAAACACGTGACAGGATTCCTCAAGATGATGTTTGATAAACTAAAACAGCCGCCGCAGAATAATCAGACACAGTCTGAACTTGTGTGAGTTTCTGTCTTAATTCACATTAATAGCAGTTTTCATGGTTTCATGGACACGAAAATAAACTTCAAACGTCCAGTTTTTCTGCCCAAGGTTGAAGTGAAGTGGACGCAGATGTCtgacttcattcatttcaatttcatatTTGCTTCAGTTTCCTGGACAGGAGCTGCTGCGCAGGGAAACAACACGTGCTATACAGGCAAGTGGCCATGTGAGGGCGCCACTTTCTGTCCCTGTGGACTCAGAAATGTGGACTCCttacatttgttgtttatgtttgaattCTTTGAAAAAGGAGACAATATGAACgtatgttttctgtgtctgatGTTTACTGTTGTGTCGAATGTCTGCTGAGCGACgtggacttcctgtttgtttcatcCTGACAGCTCATGTGGTGACACTCTGTGGTCACATGTTTCCATCTGAAGCTGCAGAGAAGATGTTCCGCTGTTGATGTTCAGTCACTTTTtgtctttcatgttttattgagaTCGTTGTTCTCACCCTCACAGGATCGGACGCGTGAAATGAGCGCACGTTGGAGGGAGAACGAGGCGGATCTGGAAAACCTCGCCGGGAGAGAAGCCCCGGACACTGAAGCTCTGGAGATGTTTGCCCAGAAAAGAGCTGAGGACATAATCCAGTCCTTCATGGAAGCAGTAGAACCTGAGATGTCCGGCTGTGATGAAGAGCAGGAGAAGTTTGCCGAGGAGCTGGCGTCAGCAGTGATGGCGGTCGCTCTGAGGGAAGTGTGCGTTGGCGGTTTCCAGTGTTTAAGATCCGCTGAAGAAAAACTGGATGAAGTTCAGGCCCAGAAACTGGACGGAtctgggagaggaggaggttttTTGAACATGGACACGGGAACAGATGCGGTTCTGCAGACCTCCAGTGACCTTCGGCTCTACTGCTCAGGTCTGCCCGTCATGGGGTCGCTCGACTACCCCGACGCCCCGCCCACCACGCCACTCCTCCCCGAGCTCCAGAGGAGCAGACGCAGCTTCGCCAGGCAGCTGAAAGGAGGCCTAGCGAAGGTGTTCCTGCCCTCACCTCCTCCGACGACCCCGAAGGAGGACAAGGACGAGGTCGTCAACCCGCGGCTGGCGTTAATGGAACAT
The nucleotide sequence above comes from Solea senegalensis isolate Sse05_10M linkage group LG3, IFAPA_SoseM_1, whole genome shotgun sequence. Encoded proteins:
- the ccnb3 gene encoding G2/mitotic-specific cyclin-B3, coding for MPLTTRRKVTTGSRIPKLNSTENKEEGPQVKRSSSPPKGAPKKRTAFIDITNAHKVQISLPGRKKEASKKTSSTVKKQSNVKKSLSVSSEGTTADKERSDDEHKLCEEEPQGDGAAPVEELVAAAPPAVCEVPAHLKRQEIPAEFDIDSENSEDSYMCPEYAKDIFDYLKQREEKFVLSNYMCKQPTLNPEMRAILIDWLVEVQENFELYHETLYLAVKMTDHFLSHTPVHREMLQLVGSTAMLIASKFEERSPPCLDDFLYICDDAYKREELISMEASILQALSFDINIPIPYRFLRRYAKCVNAGMDTLTLARFFCEMSLMDMNLVAERGSLLASSCLLMALVTKSLGGWSPILQFHSGYQTSDLVPVVRKVYEMMEAPPDDKLRAIRNKYSHKVFFEVASLPLVSVDVLDRVLLQ
- the si:dkey-171c9.3 gene encoding uncharacterized protein si:dkey-171c9.3, with the translated sequence MSARWRENEADLENLAGREAPDTEALEMFAQKRAEDIIQSFMEAVEPEMSGCDEEQEKFAEELASAVMAVALREVCVGGFQCLRSAEEKLDEVQAQKLDGSGRGGGFLNMDTGTDAVLQTSSDLRLYCSGLPVMGSLDYPDAPPTTPLLPELQRSRRSFARQLKGGLAKVFLPSPPPTTPKEDKDEVVNPRLALMEHLIHSLSAGDLTRDCLDAGAKMEAFAEALSSDIIDWVSRGGEKIEDDNDLHLLAQRLAETIISSSIHEAEMNRI